A single genomic interval of Stieleria maiorica harbors:
- a CDS encoding potassium channel family protein has translation MSMSTTESNRRPDFWRRSHLELLIALLAMFVVQSFVSPHDRLQRILLNVMFLIVVSSAIRSLSGSKIRMWATIALGATAYALSWVDELQSSKWVTGGADACIFAVFVLLISTLATTVFGKGPVDANRIVGAVSIYFLIGLAWAYVYALIELVSPGSFKMASGTTIMETRPGFVNEFIYFSNVTLTTLGYGDVVPLSSPARMFATLEAMIGQLYVAIVIARLVGLQISQSANEP, from the coding sequence ATGTCGATGTCCACGACCGAATCCAACCGACGTCCTGATTTTTGGCGGCGGAGCCATCTGGAACTGCTGATCGCGTTGCTCGCGATGTTTGTCGTGCAGAGTTTTGTTTCACCCCACGATCGGCTGCAACGCATTTTGCTCAATGTGATGTTCCTGATCGTAGTCTCTTCGGCAATCCGCTCGCTGTCGGGGTCCAAGATCCGGATGTGGGCGACGATCGCGTTGGGAGCGACCGCCTATGCGTTGTCCTGGGTCGATGAGCTGCAATCGTCAAAATGGGTGACCGGCGGCGCCGACGCGTGTATTTTCGCAGTGTTTGTCTTGCTGATCAGCACGCTGGCCACGACGGTGTTCGGCAAGGGACCGGTCGATGCCAATCGGATCGTCGGCGCGGTCTCGATCTATTTTTTGATCGGTCTGGCCTGGGCGTACGTTTACGCATTGATCGAACTGGTGTCGCCGGGGTCGTTCAAGATGGCGTCCGGTACGACGATCATGGAGACCCGGCCGGGGTTTGTGAACGAATTCATTTATTTCAGTAACGTCACGCTCACCACACTCGGCTATGGCGACGTGGTTCCTCTGTCCTCGCCGGCACGCATGTTCGCGACGCTGGAAGCCATGATCGGCCAACTGTACGTTGCGATCGTGATCGCGCGACTGGTCGGGCTGCAGATCTCTCAATCGGCAAATGAGCCCTAA
- a CDS encoding RNA polymerase sigma factor — MATRATNSDQHDRPQDHELVQRMLGGEQQAFREFVDRYQDRLFSSMLARTGCGHDAEEVVQETFIKAFQHLAGFKSRSHLYTWIYRIALNTSANRSRRRYDEVSLEASGADSDARAPDSTQPHIPLERLERVAMLRQALAQIEPRHRKILLLREFEERSYQEIAEIMQIPLGTVRSRLSRARLRLRETLTRVDTYFAAVDEVP, encoded by the coding sequence ATGGCAACCCGAGCAACGAACTCCGATCAGCACGATCGGCCGCAGGACCACGAGCTGGTCCAGCGGATGCTGGGGGGAGAGCAGCAGGCGTTTCGCGAATTTGTCGATCGCTACCAAGACCGGCTGTTTTCAAGCATGCTGGCCCGGACCGGGTGCGGTCATGATGCCGAGGAAGTTGTTCAGGAGACGTTCATCAAAGCATTTCAGCACTTGGCGGGATTCAAGAGCCGCAGCCATCTGTACACCTGGATCTATCGAATCGCGCTCAACACCAGTGCCAACCGTTCCCGCCGCCGCTACGACGAGGTCAGCCTGGAAGCCAGCGGCGCCGACTCCGACGCCCGGGCGCCCGATTCGACGCAGCCGCACATCCCGCTGGAACGGCTCGAGCGTGTCGCGATGCTGCGTCAGGCGCTCGCGCAGATCGAACCCCGTCACCGGAAGATCTTGCTGCTGCGTGAATTCGAAGAACGTTCCTACCAGGAGATCGCGGAGATCATGCAGATCCCGTTGGGAACCGTGCGAAGCCGGCTATCCAGGGCCAGGCTGCGTCTGCGTGAAACGTTGACTCGGGTCGACACTTACTTCGCGGCGGTCGACGAAGTACCCTAG
- a CDS encoding efflux RND transporter permease subunit, whose protein sequence is MNGSSSESFRPLLQRPTRYAVAIVLLAVLATPVIGFGALRALKSTSNDPRQWLPKSFAETDTYDWFQSHFGTDEFAVVSWPGCDLDDPRVGQLAGVLVQTPFFDRVRTGQNAIAELTSPPQNFSRSAAISRLRRILIGAEDGTTCLVLTTSATGQADRSAAVREIEDQAWQVCQLQQSELKLAGPTVDAAMIDAESRKLLFGLAGLSGLVSFLVASLRMRSIRLAVSVLTVAVYSTAMSLAIMHFSGGKMNLLMTMLPPLIYVLTISSAVHLANYYRDASRDEASTVPAAIRAIYQGWLPCSLAAVTTGIGLVSLVLSKIEPIQSFGLYSALGVVVSVVVLFLLLPSALFLFPPKPDADTDRPAEDDPPKKTGVFVDTILNHHVFFALICVLLMLLCGIRIPSIESTVKLQDRFLPSSDAIADYRWLEERVGPMVPLEVVVHFDQDDPRDRVDRIKLVAMIQSKIQSLDEPVATLSAFNLCPRLPAGHRVRDIVQRKVINGQQTKQQLIDARYLSETEDQELWRISVRARAIGDLDYGIFVEQIRATVSPLLDQEQVGGTFTGVIPLIYKAQRQLLLDLFRSFLVAFAVIAGVLLVVLRSFWATCLAMFPNIFPAVIVFGGIEWVDIPVQIGSVMTASAALGIAVDDTVHLLTWFRRGLAKGLSRRQAIEGAFARCSGAMVHTTLICSCGLIVFALSTFVPILHFAWLMVFLLASALLGDLVLLPAILVGPLGRCFEKKA, encoded by the coding sequence ATGAACGGTTCGTCGTCCGAGTCTTTCCGCCCGCTGCTCCAACGTCCCACGCGTTACGCCGTCGCAATCGTCTTGTTGGCCGTGCTGGCAACACCGGTGATCGGCTTCGGTGCGCTCCGGGCGCTCAAAAGCACCTCGAACGATCCCAGACAGTGGTTGCCGAAATCGTTCGCCGAAACGGACACCTATGATTGGTTCCAAAGCCATTTCGGGACGGACGAATTCGCCGTGGTCAGCTGGCCCGGTTGCGACCTGGACGATCCCCGCGTCGGCCAACTCGCAGGCGTGCTCGTGCAGACGCCGTTCTTTGACCGTGTGCGGACCGGCCAGAACGCCATTGCAGAATTGACGTCGCCCCCGCAGAACTTTTCTCGCAGCGCCGCGATCAGCCGGTTGCGACGAATTCTGATCGGGGCCGAGGACGGGACGACGTGCTTGGTGTTGACCACTTCGGCAACCGGCCAAGCCGATCGCAGCGCGGCGGTGCGCGAGATCGAAGACCAGGCATGGCAGGTTTGTCAGCTGCAGCAATCGGAACTGAAACTGGCCGGCCCGACGGTCGATGCCGCGATGATCGATGCCGAGAGCCGGAAATTGTTGTTCGGCCTGGCAGGGCTTTCCGGGTTGGTTTCGTTTCTGGTCGCCTCGCTCCGAATGCGGAGTATTCGGTTGGCGGTCTCGGTACTGACGGTGGCGGTCTACAGCACCGCGATGTCGCTGGCGATCATGCACTTCAGCGGCGGCAAGATGAATCTGCTGATGACCATGTTGCCACCGTTGATCTATGTCTTGACGATCTCGTCGGCCGTGCACCTGGCCAATTATTATCGCGACGCATCCCGTGATGAAGCGTCAACGGTTCCCGCCGCCATCCGGGCGATTTATCAGGGCTGGCTGCCGTGCTCGTTGGCCGCCGTCACCACCGGGATCGGCCTGGTCTCGCTGGTGCTCAGCAAGATCGAGCCGATCCAGAGTTTCGGTTTGTACTCCGCCCTGGGCGTCGTCGTCAGCGTCGTGGTTCTGTTCCTGTTGCTCCCCTCGGCGTTGTTCCTGTTCCCTCCCAAACCGGACGCGGACACCGATCGCCCCGCCGAGGACGATCCGCCGAAAAAGACGGGAGTGTTTGTCGACACCATTCTCAATCATCACGTCTTTTTCGCGCTGATCTGCGTGTTGTTGATGCTGTTGTGCGGCATTCGGATCCCGTCGATCGAATCAACGGTCAAACTTCAAGACCGATTCTTGCCCAGCAGCGATGCGATCGCCGATTACCGCTGGTTGGAAGAACGCGTCGGTCCGATGGTGCCCTTGGAAGTGGTGGTTCATTTTGACCAAGACGACCCGCGCGACCGCGTCGATCGCATCAAGCTGGTTGCGATGATCCAAAGCAAGATCCAATCGCTCGACGAACCCGTCGCGACCCTTTCGGCATTTAATCTCTGCCCGCGGCTTCCCGCCGGGCACCGTGTCCGTGATATCGTCCAGCGCAAGGTGATCAACGGTCAGCAGACGAAACAACAATTGATCGATGCGCGGTACCTGAGCGAAACCGAGGACCAGGAGCTTTGGCGGATTTCGGTGCGTGCTCGTGCCATCGGCGATTTAGACTACGGCATCTTTGTCGAACAGATCCGTGCCACCGTTTCCCCGCTGTTGGACCAAGAGCAGGTCGGCGGGACGTTTACCGGCGTGATCCCGCTGATCTATAAAGCGCAGCGACAACTGTTGTTGGACCTGTTTCGCAGCTTTTTGGTCGCGTTCGCCGTCATCGCCGGTGTGTTGCTGGTCGTGCTGCGAAGTTTCTGGGCAACCTGTCTGGCGATGTTTCCAAACATCTTCCCCGCGGTCATCGTCTTCGGCGGCATCGAGTGGGTGGACATCCCGGTTCAGATCGGTTCGGTGATGACGGCCAGTGCGGCGCTGGGGATTGCGGTCGATGACACCGTGCACCTGTTGACCTGGTTCCGACGCGGTCTGGCCAAAGGGCTGTCGCGCCGACAAGCGATCGAAGGCGCCTTTGCCCGCTGTTCGGGCGCGATGGTTCACACCACGCTGATTTGTTCATGTGGGTTGATCGTGTTCGCACTCAGCACCTTCGTGCCGATTCTGCACTTCGCTTGGCTGATGGTCTTCCTGCTCGCTTCGGCGCTGCTGGGCGACCTGGTGCTGTTGCCGGCGATCCTGGTCGGACCGCTGGGACGCTGTTTCGAGAAAAAGGCGTAG
- a CDS encoding serine hydrolase domain-containing protein, which yields MLTQSDNRPTILGSVAPGFEQVRTEFEDNFLRRGERGAACTVFHRGQKVVDLWGGRRCHHSGARWTEQTLSLAFSVTKGMAAAVMAVAHSRGLFDLDAAVADYWPEFAVGQKHNITVRQLLAHQAGLVAIDRKLNPQILADHDQMAAITASQKPLWQPGMKHGYHTLTLGWYQNELIRRVDPAGRTLGEFFHDEIATPLGIEFYIGLPDWVDSEHISSTQGFRKLALLANLNQLPWKMVLAGAWPGSVVSKSIKCLKFDNPASLGTPEYRNVEIPSANGFGQARAVAKVYDVLARGGQRLGITPATMRELVAPPLQPARGLRDAVLKIDTNYSFGFSRPSSGFCFGADDQAFGCPGAGGSFGMADPAEQLSFAYLTNTMSFRIFDDPRERSVRQAVYQCIGSIEQHPVESGTRAA from the coding sequence ATGTTAACGCAGAGCGACAATCGTCCGACGATCCTCGGATCGGTGGCACCGGGGTTCGAGCAGGTCCGGACGGAATTCGAGGACAATTTTCTGCGACGCGGTGAACGTGGGGCCGCATGCACGGTGTTCCATCGGGGACAAAAGGTCGTCGACCTGTGGGGCGGCCGTCGTTGCCACCACTCCGGTGCCCGGTGGACCGAACAGACCCTTTCGCTCGCGTTTTCGGTGACCAAAGGGATGGCCGCGGCCGTGATGGCCGTCGCCCATAGCCGGGGGTTGTTCGATCTCGATGCGGCCGTCGCCGATTATTGGCCCGAGTTTGCCGTCGGGCAAAAGCACAACATCACCGTGCGTCAGTTGCTCGCCCATCAGGCCGGCTTGGTTGCCATCGACCGCAAGCTGAACCCTCAAATCCTGGCCGACCACGACCAGATGGCTGCGATCACGGCGAGTCAAAAACCGCTGTGGCAGCCCGGAATGAAGCACGGCTACCACACACTGACGTTGGGGTGGTACCAGAACGAATTGATCCGTCGGGTCGATCCCGCCGGGCGAACCCTGGGCGAGTTTTTTCACGACGAGATCGCCACCCCGTTGGGCATCGAGTTCTACATCGGGCTGCCCGACTGGGTCGATTCGGAACACATCAGCAGCACCCAAGGGTTTCGAAAACTGGCCCTGTTGGCCAATCTGAACCAATTGCCGTGGAAGATGGTCCTGGCGGGGGCCTGGCCGGGATCGGTCGTGTCCAAGTCCATCAAATGCTTGAAATTCGATAACCCCGCATCGCTCGGCACGCCTGAATATCGAAACGTCGAAATCCCCTCGGCGAACGGTTTCGGCCAGGCGCGGGCAGTGGCCAAGGTCTATGACGTCTTGGCACGCGGCGGACAGCGATTAGGAATCACTCCGGCGACGATGCGCGAATTGGTCGCCCCGCCGCTGCAACCGGCGCGCGGCTTGCGCGATGCCGTGTTAAAGATCGATACGAATTACAGCTTTGGTTTCTCGCGTCCCAGTAGCGGGTTTTGCTTCGGCGCCGACGACCAGGCCTTTGGTTGCCCCGGTGCCGGCGGGTCGTTCGGGATGGCCGATCCGGCCGAACAGTTGTCGTTTGCCTATTTGACCAACACGATGAGTTTCCGGATCTTCGACGATCCACGGGAACGTTCCGTCCGCCAAGCGGTTTATCAATGCATCGGGTCGATCGAGCAACATCCGGTGGAATCGGGCACCCGGGCGGCCTAG
- a CDS encoding SHD1 domain-containing protein, which produces MQPVSRLIAMSLLCFGATGVAPARTWTDKTGKYTLDAELFAFNDEHVVVQREDGEMGMFPIEVLSDADKDFLESEEAAKLSGANLDKEQAWTMNDGTRLVGRIVDYTKRTVTVQRRRAKSWVNDRQYKSLPPVYQVIIRKSLEHLEGIEDVDDRKFESWLVQQKGQPRVFEIEGVVIELADGNEYTVPFFLFSNDSLKILKAGWDEWLAAHSDDGQTDYETKNDEAFRLQSMAAAMQHERAIRREIAVANLSMNAVTAGLTSFWEVTLYPGNGNMAAPIWVVVPGRNSQQARFNALQQYPGFTVGPTRKVSR; this is translated from the coding sequence ATGCAACCTGTTTCTCGTCTGATCGCCATGTCCCTGCTCTGCTTCGGTGCGACCGGTGTTGCACCGGCGCGAACCTGGACCGACAAGACAGGCAAATACACGCTCGACGCAGAGTTGTTCGCCTTTAACGATGAACACGTGGTCGTCCAGCGCGAGGACGGCGAGATGGGCATGTTCCCGATCGAGGTGCTGTCGGATGCCGACAAGGATTTCTTAGAAAGCGAAGAAGCGGCAAAGCTTTCCGGAGCCAACTTGGACAAGGAACAAGCGTGGACGATGAACGACGGGACTCGGCTGGTCGGCCGGATCGTCGATTACACGAAACGAACCGTCACCGTACAGCGGCGTCGTGCAAAGTCGTGGGTCAATGATCGGCAGTACAAGTCGCTTCCTCCGGTCTATCAGGTGATCATTCGAAAGAGCCTGGAGCATCTTGAAGGGATCGAAGATGTCGACGACCGGAAATTCGAATCTTGGCTGGTCCAGCAAAAGGGACAACCTCGCGTCTTTGAGATCGAAGGCGTCGTGATCGAACTGGCCGACGGAAATGAATACACCGTGCCGTTCTTTTTATTCAGCAACGACAGCCTGAAGATCCTCAAGGCCGGCTGGGACGAATGGCTCGCCGCCCACAGCGATGACGGGCAAACCGATTACGAAACCAAAAACGACGAAGCGTTTCGTCTGCAATCGATGGCGGCGGCGATGCAACATGAACGTGCGATCCGTCGCGAGATCGCCGTCGCCAATCTATCGATGAATGCCGTCACTGCCGGGCTGACCAGTTTCTGGGAAGTCACGCTGTATCCGGGCAACGGCAACATGGCCGCGCCGATCTGGGTGGTCGTCCCGGGACGCAACAGCCAACAAGCCCGATTCAACGCGCTCCAGCAGTACCCTGGATTCACGGTCGGACCGACGCGCAAGGTCAGTCGCTAG
- a CDS encoding sigma-70 family RNA polymerase sigma factor, whose protein sequence is MEEISTSELVSQACSGNRRSADQLIQRVYEQLRTLATELLRHEAPAHTLQPTALVNEAYMRMVDQNRVDWKGTAHFYAISARMMRRILVDHARGKKREKRGGGRKRIELTDDLCVTDRNEEDVIAVDDAIEKLASLQPRHAEIVELRFFGGLTVAQVAQALGVSKRTVESDWTFLRAWLRRELSEAADR, encoded by the coding sequence TTGGAAGAGATTTCGACCAGCGAACTGGTCAGCCAGGCCTGTTCAGGCAACCGTCGCTCGGCCGATCAATTGATCCAACGGGTCTACGAACAACTGCGGACCCTGGCGACAGAACTGCTGCGGCATGAGGCGCCGGCACACACGCTGCAGCCGACAGCGCTGGTCAACGAGGCTTACATGCGGATGGTGGACCAGAACCGCGTCGACTGGAAAGGCACGGCGCACTTCTATGCCATCAGCGCCCGGATGATGCGACGCATCCTGGTCGATCACGCGCGCGGCAAGAAACGGGAGAAACGTGGCGGCGGCAGGAAACGCATCGAGCTGACCGATGACCTTTGTGTCACCGATCGGAACGAAGAAGATGTGATTGCGGTCGACGACGCCATCGAGAAGCTCGCCTCGCTGCAACCGCGACATGCCGAAATCGTGGAATTGCGGTTCTTCGGCGGATTGACCGTGGCCCAGGTCGCCCAGGCACTGGGGGTTTCCAAGCGAACCGTCGAATCCGATTGGACGTTCTTGCGCGCCTGGCTGCGGCGTGAACTCTCGGAGGCCGCCGACAGATGA
- a CDS encoding DUF6868 family protein yields MASLEVLLTALGWSTLINLGMLTLSAALLAFWGEAIGRLHQKWFLLEKRELQQAYFRYLANYKLLVLVFNLVPYLALRLALR; encoded by the coding sequence ATGGCGTCATTGGAAGTGTTGCTGACGGCCCTGGGTTGGTCCACGCTGATCAATCTGGGCATGTTAACCTTATCGGCGGCGTTGCTGGCTTTCTGGGGCGAGGCGATCGGACGGCTGCACCAGAAATGGTTTCTCTTGGAAAAACGGGAGCTTCAACAGGCCTACTTCCGCTATTTGGCGAACTACAAGCTGCTGGTGCTGGTGTTCAACCTGGTGCCCTACTTGGCGCTGCGGCTGGCGCTGCGATGA
- a CDS encoding alpha/beta fold hydrolase: MGKGDQTVLFLHGLFGTPEHWRQVMERLSDRYRVIAPQLPVDPQPGRRQHGINAIADLSDQVAELIESRQIDPFVICGNSLGGLVAIDLCARRQDFAKGLVLAGSAGLFEKNPIGGMRPKPSREFVKKTVCGIVHKQELVTNELVDDWHSSIQDRDYVRFVLRVSRATRDRSVEKELTKLDLPTMIIWGQEDTITPPETGREFQRRIKGSKLQFIEDCGHAPNWEQPEAFAEVLDRFLPTCFTD; the protein is encoded by the coding sequence ATGGGTAAGGGGGATCAAACCGTTCTGTTTTTGCACGGTTTGTTTGGAACCCCCGAGCATTGGCGTCAGGTGATGGAGCGTTTGTCGGATCGCTACCGCGTGATCGCCCCTCAATTGCCCGTCGATCCCCAGCCGGGGCGTCGTCAACACGGCATCAACGCGATCGCCGACCTGAGTGATCAAGTCGCCGAGCTGATCGAATCGCGTCAAATTGATCCCTTCGTGATCTGTGGCAATTCGCTCGGTGGTCTGGTCGCGATCGACCTGTGTGCCCGTCGCCAGGATTTTGCCAAAGGTCTGGTGCTCGCCGGCAGTGCCGGACTGTTTGAAAAGAATCCGATCGGCGGGATGCGTCCCAAACCGTCACGCGAGTTCGTCAAGAAAACGGTCTGCGGCATCGTTCACAAACAGGAACTGGTAACCAATGAACTGGTCGACGATTGGCATTCGTCGATCCAAGATCGCGATTATGTTCGCTTCGTCTTGCGTGTCTCCCGCGCCACCCGGGACCGATCCGTCGAAAAAGAGCTGACGAAATTGGATCTGCCGACGATGATCATCTGGGGGCAAGAAGACACGATCACGCCGCCGGAGACCGGTCGCGAGTTTCAGCGACGGATCAAGGGATCGAAGCTGCAATTCATCGAGGACTGTGGGCACGCGCCCAATTGGGAACAACCCGAAGCGTTTGCCGAAGTCCTGGATCGATTTCTCCCGACCTGCTTTACTGACTGA
- a CDS encoding AI-2E family transporter: protein MSESDEPGKRISDQQIQTVCLMVLAGVAGIYLVYWLRPVLVPFVVACFIVSGVGPILTYLENRFSVSRVVAAGMAFLLGVGLMGVFGLTISFSIIDLAKNKDDYRIRVRQLVDKLDDTLSFDSLSLKRFTGDRFSAEDDADTPTGEDQTLSSGTDPIASPTELAEQSAAIEPEPPVPPAASVQPPPSDGAIPAVEPSQDAADGEPPADDNADPSSTDAATAMNTDEAIVDDEAAEGSPELADELSPPLAESPTLQIHSRSAPVESARMKEATELVDAFVRDGISVVLQAFLSLVSTSIVVLIYVFFLLLGKSSYAQTATLREIDTQIRGYLSLKTVISIGTGAVFGLTLRMFGVPMALSFGVLAFLLNFIPNIGPIVASLLPIPLILLDPSGNITWMVSVIVATSAIQILSGNVVEPKLMGNSSDLHPVTILLGLMFWGMMWGIIGMFLATPITAAMKIVLERFEPTRQIANIMAGRLESSAAAA from the coding sequence ATGTCAGAATCCGACGAGCCGGGCAAACGGATCAGCGACCAGCAGATCCAGACCGTCTGTTTGATGGTCTTGGCGGGGGTCGCCGGAATCTACCTCGTCTACTGGCTCCGACCGGTGCTGGTCCCGTTCGTCGTCGCTTGTTTCATTGTCAGCGGCGTCGGGCCGATCTTGACTTACCTGGAAAACCGCTTCAGCGTTTCGAGGGTGGTTGCCGCTGGTATGGCGTTCTTGTTGGGCGTCGGCCTGATGGGTGTGTTCGGATTGACGATCTCTTTTTCGATCATCGATCTGGCAAAGAACAAAGACGACTACCGGATTCGCGTGCGGCAACTGGTGGACAAGCTTGACGACACGCTCTCATTTGATTCCCTGTCGCTGAAACGATTCACCGGAGACCGATTTTCCGCCGAAGATGACGCCGACACGCCGACCGGTGAAGACCAAACGCTCTCCTCCGGCACCGATCCTATCGCATCGCCAACGGAGCTTGCCGAACAATCGGCTGCGATCGAACCCGAGCCGCCCGTTCCGCCGGCGGCCTCCGTCCAGCCGCCCCCATCGGACGGAGCGATCCCAGCGGTTGAACCGAGCCAGGACGCTGCCGACGGAGAGCCACCAGCCGACGACAACGCTGATCCGTCGTCAACCGATGCCGCGACCGCGATGAATACCGATGAAGCCATCGTCGACGACGAGGCCGCCGAAGGGTCGCCCGAGCTCGCAGACGAGCTATCACCGCCACTGGCCGAATCGCCGACCCTGCAAATCCACTCCCGCAGTGCGCCGGTGGAATCGGCGCGGATGAAAGAGGCGACTGAATTGGTCGACGCCTTCGTCCGCGACGGCATTTCGGTCGTGTTGCAGGCGTTCTTGAGTCTGGTGTCGACCAGCATCGTCGTGCTGATCTATGTCTTCTTTCTGTTGTTGGGAAAATCATCTTACGCCCAAACGGCGACGTTGCGCGAAATCGACACCCAGATTCGCGGCTACCTGTCACTCAAAACCGTGATCTCCATCGGCACCGGCGCCGTCTTTGGCCTCACGTTGCGGATGTTCGGTGTCCCGATGGCACTGTCATTCGGAGTGCTCGCGTTTCTGTTGAACTTCATCCCCAACATCGGTCCGATCGTGGCCAGTTTGCTGCCGATCCCGCTGATCTTGTTGGATCCCTCCGGAAACATCACATGGATGGTTTCGGTGATCGTGGCGACCTCGGCCATCCAGATCCTGAGCGGAAACGTGGTGGAGCCGAAGTTGATGGGCAATTCATCGGACCTGCACCCGGTCACGATCCTGCTGGGGTTGATGTTTTGGGGAATGATGTGGGGCATCATCGGCATGTTCCTGGCGACGCCGATCACCGCGGCCATGAAGATCGTGCTGGAGCGATTCGAACCGACCCGTCAAATCGCCAACATCATGGCCGGTCGGTTGGAGAGCTCTGCTGCCGCGGCATAA
- a CDS encoding DUF1571 domain-containing protein, with the protein MHQFLRLPRLRLIIISLLATAPLLSNAQDAEQVARLSLPTVDPMAERHHPIDPALEIARESLRHVRDHVDDYTAMFIKRCRVGGVMPPLQYASLKIRNRKFDGENLSVPLSVYLDFLKPSSVKGREVIWVENANDGNLIVHQGGFASFLTTQLDPEGMLAMRGQRYSIKEIGIENLLEKFVATALKDRQHGECDVQIEADHLFGQTSCTLVEVVHPIRRDHFRFYRARVYFDNVTKLPIRYQAWLWPESTGGPPVLDEEYNYFNLKVNVGLSAIDFDTDNPDYRFR; encoded by the coding sequence ATGCACCAATTCCTACGACTGCCACGACTGCGGCTGATCATCATTTCATTGCTCGCCACCGCGCCGTTGCTATCAAATGCGCAAGACGCCGAGCAGGTGGCGCGGCTGAGCCTGCCGACGGTCGACCCGATGGCCGAGCGTCATCATCCGATCGATCCGGCGCTCGAAATCGCCCGGGAAAGCCTGCGACACGTCCGCGATCACGTCGACGACTACACCGCGATGTTCATCAAACGCTGCCGCGTCGGTGGCGTCATGCCGCCGCTGCAATACGCCAGTTTAAAGATTCGCAATCGCAAGTTTGATGGCGAAAACTTGAGCGTTCCGTTAAGTGTTTATCTGGATTTCTTGAAGCCCAGTTCGGTCAAAGGACGCGAGGTGATCTGGGTCGAGAACGCGAACGACGGCAACTTGATCGTTCATCAAGGCGGGTTCGCCAGTTTCTTGACGACCCAGCTGGATCCCGAAGGGATGCTGGCGATGCGTGGACAACGCTATTCGATCAAGGAGATCGGGATCGAAAACCTGTTGGAAAAGTTCGTCGCCACCGCGCTCAAAGACCGCCAACACGGCGAATGCGACGTGCAAATCGAGGCCGATCATCTGTTCGGCCAGACCAGTTGTACACTGGTGGAGGTCGTGCATCCGATCCGCCGCGATCATTTCCGCTTCTATCGGGCTCGCGTGTACTTTGACAACGTGACCAAGCTGCCGATTCGGTACCAAGCTTGGCTGTGGCCCGAATCGACCGGTGGTCCGCCCGTGCTGGACGAAGAATACAACTACTTCAATTTGAAGGTGAACGTCGGTTTGTCGGCCATCGATTTCGACACCGATAACCCCGACTACCGATTCCGGTAA